In one Pseudomonas sp. 31-12 genomic region, the following are encoded:
- a CDS encoding DUF5629 family protein, producing the protein MTAVADTLINALEHCDMLEIDGLHAFDFSLDEDDNLHIECMDGRALKRWEFSIAQITAATFDTALKSWIITGDSGEHRLVPMEAFGGGEDEEEGNEDA; encoded by the coding sequence ATGACTGCCGTAGCCGACACCTTGATCAACGCCCTCGAACACTGCGACATGCTGGAAATCGACGGGCTGCACGCTTTCGATTTTTCCCTCGATGAAGACGATAACCTGCACATCGAATGCATGGACGGACGAGCGCTCAAGCGTTGGGAGTTCAGCATTGCGCAGATCACGGCGGCGACTTTCGATACTGCTTTGAAAAGCTGGATCATTACCGGCGATTCCGGTGAGCATCGACTGGTGCCTATGGAGGCGTTCGGCGGCGGTGAAGACGAGGAAGAAGGAAATGAGGATGCATAA
- a CDS encoding lactonase family protein, with protein MRMHKLWPLLMAGSLGAMGIEVASADDYQLLVGSYTAGQSEGIYRLDFDSATGQINPKPLQVVTSENPSWLTVSKDQQRLFVVNENGPGQKDPVGRVSSYAIDPKTHALSLINQVQSLGNEPTHSSLSGDASHLFVSNYSVVEDPGGTLAVLPVGTDGKLKSVVQMSSHPSSRVNPERQMSAHVHSTVSSPDGKFVFSNDLGADKIFVYRFDPKANPELPLIAATPASVQLPAGSGPRHLLFSADGKHAWLTMEMSAQVAVFDHQNGKLEQTQMVDLAAGQPTSDKAAAALHASADGKFLYVSNRGTANQLLVFAIDPASGHLKELQRRSVEGDHPREFSLDPSGKFLLIANQKSNQIVVVERDAKSGLLGKTVQKLPMDAPSDLKFLVRQ; from the coding sequence ATGAGGATGCATAAGCTCTGGCCACTGTTGATGGCCGGCAGCCTCGGCGCGATGGGCATTGAGGTTGCATCGGCCGACGACTATCAGTTGCTGGTCGGTTCGTACACGGCGGGGCAGAGCGAGGGAATTTATCGTCTGGACTTCGACAGCGCCACCGGGCAGATCAACCCCAAGCCGTTGCAAGTGGTCACCAGTGAAAACCCGTCGTGGCTGACCGTTTCCAAGGATCAGCAGCGCCTGTTCGTGGTCAACGAAAATGGCCCGGGCCAGAAAGACCCGGTCGGGCGCGTCAGCAGTTATGCGATCGATCCCAAGACCCATGCACTGAGCCTGATCAATCAGGTGCAGAGCCTGGGCAACGAGCCGACGCATTCAAGCCTCAGCGGTGACGCCAGCCATCTGTTCGTCAGCAATTATTCCGTGGTTGAAGACCCGGGTGGCACCCTGGCGGTGTTGCCCGTGGGCACCGATGGCAAGCTCAAGTCTGTGGTGCAGATGAGCAGTCACCCGTCTAGCCGGGTCAATCCCGAGCGGCAGATGTCGGCGCATGTGCATTCGACGGTTTCGTCGCCGGACGGCAAGTTTGTATTCTCCAATGACCTGGGCGCTGACAAGATCTTTGTCTACCGCTTCGATCCCAAGGCTAATCCGGAGTTGCCGCTGATTGCCGCCACCCCGGCGTCCGTCCAGTTGCCAGCCGGCAGCGGGCCGCGTCATTTGCTGTTCAGCGCCGATGGCAAACATGCCTGGCTGACCATGGAAATGAGCGCGCAGGTTGCGGTGTTCGATCACCAGAACGGCAAGCTTGAGCAAACCCAGATGGTTGATCTGGCGGCGGGGCAGCCCACGTCCGACAAGGCCGCTGCTGCGCTGCACGCATCGGCCGATGGCAAGTTCCTGTACGTCAGCAACCGCGGCACTGCCAATCAGTTGCTGGTATTTGCCATTGATCCTGCGAGCGGGCATCTCAAGGAGCTGCAGCGTCGTTCGGTGGAAGGTGATCACCCGCGCGAATTCAGCCTCGACCCGAGCGGCAAGTTTTTGCTGATTGCCAATCAGAAGAGCAACCAGATTGTCGTGGTCGAGCGCGATGCCAAGAGCGGTCTGCTGGGTAAAACCGTGCAGAAACTGCCGATGGATGCCCC